Proteins encoded together in one Portunus trituberculatus isolate SZX2019 chromosome 39, ASM1759143v1, whole genome shotgun sequence window:
- the LOC123515603 gene encoding insulin-like growth factor-binding protein complex acid labile subunit — MVCWWLAWVVLVSGARAFCPRGCSCDDSGPSLRCVGVGINVVPTLVNPGLRSLNLAHNSISSVSHTLVYFAQLEELDFSHNLLASLGSRNFQKQVKLRELRLAHNNLSSLSVEALLGLTSLSVLDLSHNAISDLPPDVLMNAPDLKVLLLAHNKLHTLFQHTFRGPSSLHVLDLCDNYFRHVPTAAVEELRALKTLQLCRNRLTQLESNALCLPSLQALSLETNNIDYVADASFSCLQRLTKLNLNDNLLREVPSAALVSLVLLESLHLSRNKIRSLEGGAFRGLGRLTTLEVSRCPLLSLLHPAALAECFNLRELTLSHNPLVKHIPPGFLSSLPRLRSLDLRANGLRSFPSSEVSLRSRVSLDLRDNPMVCNCSLQWLAEELGAANRSLQAPDLQCAAPDKLRGVYLSRLTTGELDCVVRLKVVLGIVFCVVFVVCLILCLVFCGYRRRRQRDKLMGRGWPPGPLAPWPPDDHAAATRHIMADDYGYHAYSVRHVPVTKV, encoded by the exons ATGGTGTGCTGGTGGCTGGCGTGGGTGGTGCTGGTGAGCGGCGCGCGGGCGTTCTGTCCCCGCGGGTGTTCCTGTGATGACAGCGGCCCCAGCCTgcggtgtgtgggcgtgggcatCAACGTGGTGCCCACCCTGGTGAACCCCGGCCTGCGCAGTCTTAACCTGGCGCACAACTCCATCAGCTCCGTGAGTCACACGCTGGTGTATTTCGCGCAGCTGGAGGAGCTGGACTTCTCTCACAACCTGCTGGCCTCGCTGGGAAGCAGAAACTTCCAGAAGCAGGTGAAGCTGCGGGAACTTCGCCTGGCGCACAACAACCTGTCCTCGCTGTCGGTGGAGGCGCTGCTGGGCCTCACCTCGCTGTCCGTGCTGGACCTGAGTCACAACGCCATCTCTGACCTGCCGCCCGACGTGCTGATGAACGCCCCGGACCTCaaggtgctgctgctggcacACAACAAGCTGCACACGCTCTTCCAGCACACTTTTCGCGGCCCGAGCAGCCTGCACGTCCTCGACCTGTGTGATAACTACTTCCGCCACGTCCCCACAGCTGCCGTCGAGGAACTGAGGGCATTGAAGACGCTGCAGCTGTGTCGGAATCGTCTGACCCAGCTTGAGTCAAATGCTCTGTGCTTGCCCTCCCTCCAGGCGCTGTCCTTGGAAACTAACAACATTGACTACGTCGCCGACGCTTCCTTCAGCTGCCTACAGAGGCTAACCAAGCTGAACCTCAACGACAACCTGCTGCGTGAGGTGCCCAGTGCTGCCTTGGTGTCCCTCGTGCTGCTGGAGTCCCTGCATCTCAGCAGGAACAAGATAAGGAGTCTGGAGGGCGGAGCGTTCAGGGGCCTCGGCCGCCTCACCACACTGGAGGTGTCCCGGTGTCCATTGCTGTCGTTGCTGCACCCCGCGGCGCTGGCTGAGTGCTTCAATCTGCGGGAACTGACGCTCTCCCACAATCCCCTGGTGAAGCACATCCCGCCGGGTTTTCTCTCCTCGCTGCCTCGCCTCCGCTCACTCGACCTTCGTGCAAATGGTCTTCGAAGCTTCCCGTCATCTGAGGTGTCACTGAGGTCACGAGTGAGTCTCGACCTGAGGGACAACCCAATGGTGTGCAATTGCTCGCTGCAGTGGCTGGCGGAGGAGCTCGGCGCCGCCAACAGGTCCCTACAGGCGCCGGACCTGCAGTGCGCCGCACCGGATAAACTCAGAGGGGTCTACCTTTCCAG gCTTACCACGGGAGAGCTTGACTGTGTGGTTCGCCTGAAGGTTGTCCTGGGCATCGTCTTCTGTGTCGTCTTTGTGGTATGCCTGATTCTCTGCCTTGTCTTCTgcgg GTATCgtcggcggcggcagcgggacAAGCTAATGGGTCGCGGCTGGCCTCCAGGTCCCCTCGCCCCTTGGCCTCCGGACGACCACGCTGCCGCCACTAGACACATCATGGCGGACGATTACGGCTACCACGCCTACTCCGTTCGCCACGTGCCTGTTACCAAAGTATGA